A window of Jannaschia sp. M317 contains these coding sequences:
- a CDS encoding MaoC family dehydratase — MLDNMHRGTICIEDIEIGMSRSLRKVVTDRDIEMFAEISTDRNPVHLDDDYARDTIFEGRIAHGMLTAGLISAVIGEQLPGHGTVYLGQSLKFLAPVRPGDMVEAVVTVIDMDIAKRKVTMETHCAIDGKKVLKGEAVVLAPSRKFD, encoded by the coding sequence ATGTTGGACAATATGCACCGGGGCACGATCTGTATCGAGGACATCGAAATCGGCATGTCCCGGTCCCTGCGCAAGGTCGTGACCGACCGCGATATCGAAATGTTCGCAGAGATCTCGACCGACCGGAACCCTGTGCATCTGGATGACGACTACGCCCGCGACACCATCTTCGAGGGCCGCATCGCCCACGGCATGCTGACCGCGGGTCTGATCTCGGCGGTGATCGGCGAACAGCTGCCGGGCCACGGCACCGTCTACCTGGGGCAGTCGCTGAAATTCCTGGCCCCCGTGCGCCCCGGCGACATGGTCGAGGCCGTCGTGACCGTCATCGATATGGATATCGCCAAGCGCAAGGTGACGATGGAAACCCATTGCGCCATCGACGGCAAGAAGGTCCTGAAGGGCGAGGCCGTGGTGCTGGCGCCATCGCGCAAGTTCGACTGA
- a CDS encoding YcgN family cysteine cluster protein, giving the protein MSEDPIDRTGLRPRFWERGLDRLSQPEWEALCDGCGKCCLNKLEDEDTGEVALTRIACRLFDDSTCRCANYADRLSFVPECVVLSPRTLPDVVYFFPETCAYRRLHEGRDLPAWHPLLTGDPMSPHLAGASLMDETLSEAEIGEADWEDFVIEEPTGGA; this is encoded by the coding sequence ATGTCTGAAGACCCGATCGACCGCACCGGCCTGCGCCCCCGGTTCTGGGAACGCGGCCTGGACCGGCTAAGCCAGCCGGAGTGGGAGGCGCTCTGCGATGGGTGCGGCAAATGCTGTCTCAACAAGCTGGAGGACGAGGACACCGGCGAGGTCGCCCTGACCCGCATCGCCTGTCGTCTGTTCGACGATTCCACCTGCCGCTGCGCGAACTACGCCGACCGGCTGTCATTCGTGCCCGAATGCGTGGTTCTGTCGCCCAGGACCCTGCCAGATGTCGTCTATTTCTTCCCCGAGACCTGCGCCTATCGCCGCCTGCACGAGGGTCGCGATCTGCCCGCATGGCACCCTCTGCTGACCGGCGACCCGATGTCGCCGCATCTGGCCGGCGCCTCCTTGATGGACGAAACCCTGTCGGAGGCCGAAATCGGCGAGGCGGATTGGGAGGATTTCGTGATCGAAGAGCCGACCGGAGGGGCCTGA
- a CDS encoding bifunctional riboflavin kinase/FAD synthetase, producing MRIFRHHMGLPQDARGAAAAIGNFDGVHRGHQHVIDLARGSAPLAVVTFEPHPREVFAPDAPPFRLMSPEARARRLEKLGVDLLFELPFPEIAPLSAEAFMADVLADSLGLTQVVVGTDFRFGKGRAGDLSTLTEGGARLGFRVTPAPLLGSAAPVSSTAIRRALSAGNPREAAGMLGHWHRIDGPVQHGEKRGRTLGYPTANMGLSGLHLPKLGVYAVLVDVADGPHAGSYHGVASLGVRPMFGGNTPNLETFLFDFEGDLYGTTLSVGLVEFLRPEMTFDGLGPLIAQMDADSARARAILADV from the coding sequence ATGCGGATATTTCGCCACCATATGGGCCTGCCCCAGGACGCGCGCGGGGCCGCCGCCGCCATCGGTAACTTCGACGGGGTGCACCGGGGCCATCAACATGTGATCGACCTGGCCCGCGGCAGCGCGCCGCTGGCGGTCGTCACCTTTGAGCCGCACCCGCGCGAGGTGTTTGCCCCCGACGCCCCGCCCTTTCGGCTGATGTCGCCCGAGGCGCGCGCCCGACGGCTGGAGAAGCTGGGTGTTGATCTGCTGTTCGAACTGCCCTTCCCGGAGATTGCGCCACTCAGCGCAGAGGCCTTCATGGCCGATGTTCTGGCAGACAGCCTGGGCCTGACGCAGGTGGTCGTCGGGACGGACTTCCGATTTGGCAAGGGCCGGGCGGGGGATCTGTCGACCCTGACGGAGGGCGGCGCGCGGCTGGGGTTCAGGGTCACGCCCGCGCCTCTTCTGGGGTCCGCAGCGCCGGTGTCCTCTACCGCGATCCGCCGGGCGCTCAGCGCGGGCAATCCGCGCGAGGCGGCGGGGATGCTGGGGCATTGGCACCGGATCGACGGGCCAGTCCAGCATGGCGAAAAACGTGGCCGGACGCTGGGCTATCCCACGGCGAACATGGGTCTGTCCGGGCTGCACCTGCCGAAACTGGGGGTTTATGCCGTCCTCGTGGATGTGGCCGATGGCCCCCACGCAGGCAGCTACCACGGCGTCGCCTCGCTGGGCGTGCGCCCGATGTTCGGAGGGAACACCCCCAACCTGGAGACGTTTCTGTTCGATTTCGAAGGCGACCTTTATGGCACGACCCTGTCCGTCGGGCTGGTTGAATTCCTGCGGCCCGAGATGACCTTTGACGGCCTTGGCCCGCTGATTGCCCAGATGGACGCCGACAGCGCCCGCGCCCGCGCGATACTGGCCGATGTCTGA